In the genome of Quercus robur chromosome 3, dhQueRobu3.1, whole genome shotgun sequence, one region contains:
- the LOC126719070 gene encoding cytochrome P450 CYP749A22-like, with translation MGAIGILVICVSSSVCLYFLLALIRVLLKLCWTPIRMQFLMGSQGIKGPSYRSFHGSTKEILNMKKEAMSRPMDLSHDIVSKVQPHIHSWVNKYGKNFLLWNGPEAQMVLTEPELIKEVLNNRENAFPKQKTTEGFIKKLLGDGLVTSEGEKWAKMRKLANSAFHAESLKNMIPAMITSVEVMLERWKHHEGKEIEVFEEFRLLTSELISRTAFGSSYLEGENIFQMLMKLTFLTSRNFYKLKFPGISKFLKTSDEIESEQLEKEIFNSILEIIKKKEEKVMTEEVGSFGNDFLQLLVKAYHDANSSPKISIQDLVDECKTFYFAGQETTNSLLAWTVLLLAIHTDWQEEARKEVLNLFGHQNPNPDGITKLKTMGVIINESLRLYPPILSIVRKVERKTILGKLTLPAELVLIISNIAVHHDPQVWGEDVHLFKPERFSEGVSKATNNNVAAFLPFGMGPRNCVGFNFATTETKIALSMILQRYAFTLSPAYVHSPFQLLTLRPQHGLQVLLHSL, from the exons atgggtgcTATTGGAATCCTTGTAATCTGTGTTTCAAGCTCTGTGTGTCTATACTTTCTCTTAGCTCTCATCCGGGTCCTTCTCAAACTATGTTGGACTCCAATTCGCATGCAGTTTCTAATGGGTTCACAGGGAATCAAAGGTCCTTCCTACAGATCCTTCCATGGAAGCACCAAGGAAATTTTGAACATGAAAAAAGAAGCCATGAGCAGGCCTATGGATTTATCACATGACATAGTGTCCAAAGTTCAGCCTCATATTCACTCATGGGTCAACAAATATG GGAAGAATTTTCTTCTATGGAACGGTCCTGAAGCTCAAATGGTCCTAACAGAACCAGAGCTTATCAAAGAGGTACTGAATAATAGAGAAAACGCGTTCCCGAAGCAAAAGACGACTGAAGGTTTTATAAAGAAGCTCTTAGGAGATGGGCTTGTGACATCTGAAGGTGAAAAATGGGCAAAGATGCGAAAACTGGCCAATTCTGCCTTCCATGCAGAGAGCCTGAAA AATATGATTCCAGCAATGATCACTAGTGTGGAGGTGATGCTAGAAAGGTGGAAGCATCATGAAGGCAAAGAGATTGAGGTATTTGAAGAATTTAGGCTATTGACATCAGAACTGATTTCTAGGACAGCTTTTGGGAGCAGTTACTTGGAAGGGGAGAACATTTTTCAGATGTTGATGAAATTGACTTTTTTAACGTCCagaaatttttataaactcAAGTTTCCTGGCATCAG taaatttttaaaaaccagCGATGAAATTGAATCAGAGCAGCttgaaaaagaaatattcaACTCTATATTAGagataattaagaaaaaagaagagaaggtaATGACTGAAGAGGTTGGCAGCTTTGGGAATGATTTTCTTCAATTACTTGTAAAGGCTTATCATGATGCCAATTCTAGCCCAAAGATTTCAATACAAGATCTAGTGGATGAGTGCAAGACATTTTACTTTGCTGGACAAGAAACCACTAATTCTTTGCTAGCGTGGACTGTATTGCTTCTAGCGATCCACACTGATTGGCAAGAGGAAGCAAGAAAGGAGGTTCTCAATTTATTTGGCcaccaaaatccaaatccagATGGTATCACAAAGCTCAAGACT ATGGGCGTGATCATCAATGAGTCTTTAAGGTTATATCCACCTATACTTTCAATAGTAAGAAAAGTTGAAAGGAAAACTATACTTGGGAAGCTCACTCTTCCAGCTGAACTGGTGTTGATCATCTCAAATATTGCAGTTCACCATGACCCTCAAGTATGGGGAGAGGATGTGCATCTTTTCAAACCAGAGAGATTCTCAGAAGGTGTGTCCAAAGCTACTAACAACAACGTAGCTGCTTTTTTGCCATTTGGAATGGGACCCCGAAACTGTGTGGGCTTTAACTTTGCTACCACTGAAACAAAGATTGCTCTTTCTATGATTCTACAACGCTATGCCTTCACCCTATCCCCAGCCTATGTCCACTCACCATTTCAGCTTCTTACCCTTCGCCCACAACATGGACTTCAAGTGCTGCTACACTCACTGTGA
- the LOC126720002 gene encoding uncharacterized protein LOC126720002, which translates to MAVVEQETRESWIWFLEIFADDIGRPEELQLVFIFDRQNVWLIPAIEKLFPIVEHRYYVKHIYNNFKVDHKVLELKDALWRCAAATTVREFERCMQYIRDLDEKAYEYLANIAPAQWTRSHFTPRALTYCLVNNLSESFNAMILKSRDKPIFAMLEWIRVRLMTRLYTKRERIQKYAGKLCPSIQDRLEKLKVESKPFSATLAGSFLYEDFNGIPCKHAITAIYTNIETLEDYTHPCYFKETYMEIYKEVLPPMPGQTEWVETGQLAPLAPHIYKPPGRPPKQRKRASDEPRKPYKASRLNRPVRCGKCKKEGPNSIGCKVGVTGETPWQRRQRLEREKL; encoded by the exons ATGGCTGTTGTGGAACAAGAAACCAGGGAGTcttggatatggtttttggaaatttttgctgatgatatagggaggccagaGGAGCTTCAGTTGGTCTTTATTTTTGATAGGCAAAATGTat GGCTTATACCTGCAATAGAGAAACTATTCCCTATTGTGGAGCATAGATACTATGTGAAACACatctacaacaatttcaaagttGATCACAAGGTATTGGAGTTGAAGGATGCACTGTGGAGGTGTGCGGCTGCCACAACAGTAAGGGAGTTTGAGAGATGCATGCAGTATATAAGGGATTTAGATGAAAAGGCATATGAGTATCTTGCAAACATTGCACCTGCACAGTGGACAAGGTCACACTTCACTCCGAGGGCCTTAACATATTGTTTGGTAAATAACTTGAGTGAGTCTTTTAATGCAATGATATTGAAGTCTAGGGATAAGCCTATCTTTGCAATGTTGGAGTGGATTAGGGTTAGACTTATGACTAGGCTTTACACAAAAAGGGAAAGGATACAAAAGTATGCTGGAAAGTTGTGTCCAAGCATACAAGATAGGTTGGAGAAATTGAAGGTTGAAAGTAAGCCATTTAGTGCTACCCTAGCTGGCAGTTTCCTTTATGAG GATTTCAATGGCATTCCTTGCAAACATGCCATAACAGCCATTTATACAAACATTGAGACACTAGAAGACTACACCCACCCATGctacttcaaagaaacttacatgGAGATATACAAGGAGGTACTTCCTCCCATGCCTGGCCAGACAGAATGGGTTGAGACTGGACAGCTTGCTCCCCTAGCACCTCACATATACAAACCACCAGGCAGGCCACCTAAGCAAAGAAAGAGGGCTTCTGATGAGCCTAGGAAGCCTTACAAAGCAAGTAGGCTGAACAGACCTGTAAGGTGTGGGAAATGCAAAAAGGAAGGGCCTAACTCAATAGGGTGCAAGGTTGGCGTCACTGGGGAGACACCATGGCAAAGGAGACAGAGGCTTGAAAGAGAGAAGTTGTAA